CAGACAAATGCATACTTCtcccttttttatttataatacaatTTAAGGCTTAATGGCTTTCTGTGCGAACAAATAGTGTGATTATTATGATGACACATTCGCtttcttaatttttatttgGTGATGTCATGATCTCTCTCGTTTATATAGAATCAATCTCTCTGTCAGTAGAACTGCTAATAATAGTCATTTCTCAACTCGCTGACCGTATCACTGCTGTCAGCCTCATTTTCCCCCAGGTGATGTATTCAGGATTAAATGAGGTTCAGAGGCTCATACTGGAAGTCGATTATATTTCCATGTTGTCAGAATTAGCAAAAAATTATCTTGGAAAtggtcacattttcttttttaaaggcTGTGTTTTCTAGTGGCGTGGCTGGTGCTGGTGCTGATGCTGGTGCTGGTGCTGGTGCTGGTGCTGGTGCTGGTGCTTTGCCAGCAGGTGAGACATCCACCATACCATGTCAGTGTGCCTCACCAAGCTGCCCTGAGTGGTGCTGAAAGCAGGGCGAGGGTGGAGCGTTCCCACCAGTCACTAACGCTGgagacacggacacacagacacacagacaagctTAGGGGTTATTTTAAGCTGCTAAGCGGCTAAATCAACGGCTCTCGTCTCCCTGTGCTACAGGAGAGGAGTGATGCCAAACAGAAACCGATCGGGGTCTAAGAGGAGGATGTTATGGGAGGGGACACATTTTTAGCCACTCCACTGAACTGTTTTTTGTTCTACACACTTAATCAAAGGCATTGATAGAGAAACGGGATAAGATAGTGGGAGCTAAAATAGATGAAGCTGAGTAAAGAATAAATGACTGGGTTCTGTGCTGCAGAAGGGGGGAATGAAGGGGTAGAGATGATGTagaggggaaaggggaggggagagaagggtTAGAGATGATGTagaggggaaaggggaggggtgTGAAGGGGTAGAGATGATGTagaggggaaaggggaggggagtGAAGGGGTAGAGATGATGTagaggggaaaggggaggggagtGAAGGGGTAGAGATGATGTagaggggaaaggggaggggagtGAAGGGGTAGAGATGATGTagaggggaaaggggaggggtgTGAAGGGGTAGAGATGATGTagaggggaaaggggaggggagtGAAGGGGTAGAGATGATGTagaggggaaaggggaggggagtGAAGGGGTAGAGATGATGTagaggggaaaggggaggggagtGAAGGGGTAGAGATGATGTagaggggaaaggggaggggaggggagtgaaGAGACGACAAAGATGCGTATAGGGGACAGGAGGGATCTTTATGGTGTCCAACTTGATTAGCATTTATCTTTCTccgtctccctgtccctctctctctgtccctcgctCTTTCTCGACAGCTCTCGTAATAATTTTCCAGTAGCTGATGATGAAACCTAATTCTATTACAGACATGCATGAAGCAAATTGTGAATGAAGATAGAGCAAGGcctggaaaaatatattctaaTCACATGGCTGAGTGTGATGGCAGCTGTGAGAGATAAAAGGCTGAGGCACTGGATGGATAGTGGAATAGATAAGGAAACCATTCTACCTGAGCAACTTAATGATTCACAGAATGACATCGTTTTTCTTAAAGCCCCCATGTAGTctttgtaatgttatttttaaatcatctGACGAATCACTGTTTACTTAATGAAAATAACTCACAAATTAATGTTTAACGATTTATATTTCTGTTAGCCTATTTGGCTGTTGAAAGGCTTAGGGTGTGTGGGCATTAGTATATACATTTGAAGATATTAACATACTACTCCCTGATTGACAGATGATTTAGAGCTCAACCCTTCAACCAGATGAAAAATCATTTGATAGGAACATAaagtaatgaaaatattttaaatggtcTATTACAGTCGGATCACATTGTGACATTATTAAGTGTGCAAAATTATATCCCACCTGAACCTGCTATAATTCCACTCATTTAATTCAGTGAATCAGCTATTACACAAAAAAGGCAGTATAATAATTGTCACAATTTTCAAAAGACCTCATAGGTGGAAATATAAATGCAGGGAAatcacattttcacattgtTTACAGCACTGCCAAAACATGTTTATCTGAAAGCTATGTAGTCTAGAGAACCAGAGCAGGGTGAAATTCTAGTATGAACAGTGCTGTTTGTGTTAGGAGATAACTGCCAATGCTGTGTAGTACAGTATAGAGTGTAATTGAAATGGGCAATCCAAATAGGTAAATAGGGAAGATGTAAATAACATGAATGTAAAACTGTTTTTCAAATAGGCTGctgattaattgaaatatttcTCAAACAGTTTATGCTGTTTACTGTTAgattccatttatttatttgatagaTTCTCCAAACCTTTATTTTCCTGGGAGTAATTCGGTATGTTTCCACTGATTTACCCAAACACAAGatgtcattttcaataaatatcTATAAATCTATAAATGTGGAGAAAAGAgaaatgaacaaacaaaaagtatttgatgtGGAATTAAGTAACCAGTGTTTGTTGGGGAGGTTTTCACTtacaacaatgtaaaaacattcaGAGATGGAAAGGACAACATCCCCTCAGTAGTTATCTGGAAGTACTTATACTGTACTTGTGATCATCTTGTTTTCCTCCTGGCCATTCCTCTTGGCATTGTGAAAGCTCCAGGTGTAGTGCTATCCTGCGAGGATGGATATATGACTGTGGGACGCGTGTCCCTGGTCAGTGAACCATCAAACATGTCCGGACATGTTGCCACCGTGCTGTTAAAGTGGGCAGGACTCTGACCAAAGTGCAAGTGTCCTTCTCCCCTCCAGCGCTATGGCACCAAATGCCCTTGTGTACTGACTCTACGCAAGCTGTGAACGGCTTTCCTTACAATGCACTGTGTTGTCCACAAACAATGACAATTGAGTGAGTATGTATACTTTGTGCTCCCATACTTAAAATAGTCTAACACACAGTACTCCAGCCTGGTTGTTCTGACCGTTAAAGGGCCCTGCACTGGGCAACGTGTTTCCTGGTGGACTTGGGGGATGCGCGGTTATGTGGATGTCACCTGGCTGCGGTCACTTGACAAACAGGATTACATGTCCTGCTCGGTTAAGGTGATGCATGGCGGATGGCTCGTCTTCCCCATGTCCGTCAGCACACCAGACACACCGAGAATTACCGGGAAAGGTCACTCAAGTCAGACGATGAATGTCACAGCTTAGACACAGTTTTGGGGAGAATATTCAGGTAAATACACCATACTGTTTCTTGAAAGAGATAAATTCCCTGCTCCTGAATTCCAGTATAGCAGCCCTCGGATTAGGTAGCAGCGAGTTCAGAGGCAAGAGAAGTGTATCGATCAGGAAGAGTGAATCAGAGCCATGATGCCTTGAATAATAAATTGAAAGGAACACAGCCACCACTGTCAAACAGGAACTCTCATTACGGGAGTTAAGATGCCTGCTTTCTTCCATTGGTTAGATCACTCTGTAGATAATTCAAGGGTTAAGTCAAACACTATGGAGCCATGAGAGCCATATCATGAAACAGCAGGGAGCCTGGATGTCTCTATGTTAACATCATTTTACTGAGCATTCATTATTACATTGAGGGTAAGTAGCTAGTTACCTGGCATATCAACATTTTGCTTAAGAGTGCAGCTTAAAAGGCATGTAATTCTGTGACAGTAAGGAAGAGATATCTTCAATAAATATTCTACATAGCTTTTTGATAAAGCTGGCTGGTGTAATGGTCTTCAACAATGTTCAGTGCTGTGTGTTTAAAAGCGTCTGTGCTTCCTGCAGATACAAATTTGCATGGTTCTTTTCAGTAACGTTGTGATTAGTGTCGTCAAAAAAATGGATGCCAATGAACATAATCCATTAATGTAATACCAACAGCCTTAAAGGAAATATTGGACAACTGAAATCTAGCGGTGTGCAGGAGATACATGCTTGTGTCCCCTCTTGTATTGAGTGGCTCGATAGCAACAGAATCTCTTAAAGGCACAATGCCACAAAGTGAAGCCAGAAGATCTATGATAGCAACAGGTCACTTGGGATAGGCCATCTATCAGGCTGCTATATGTTTTTCTCTCCAATATAAATATAGctgacagtctctctctctccagctcccCTACATCATCCCTCACGCTGTTTACTCCTGACCTGTCTCTATAGCTCCTTTATCATCCCTATGTCTAGTCAATATCTCACTCCTTTATCACTTTGATTCCACTTACAGTGTTTCTCATCTTCCTCCAACTCCTCCTTCTTGACATCCTCAGAAACTATATTCCAAAAAGGATTCTTCCTACCTTTCAAGTGTTGAATTCGACATCAAAGTCAAATGGCCGATTTTCAATTTAGAATCAAATCTAGTTTAAATGGCTACACCTCTAattcactctccctctcccctctttcctcAATATCTTTCCTCTCTAGGCTGCGGGCTTGAGTTCCTGCTGGTTCTCTGTGGTCTGGATCTCTCCTGGTCCTGTCCACATCACTGTATCTGCTACACGGCGCCCAGCACAGTCAGCTGCCAGGCACACAACTTCCTGTCCGTCCCGGAAGGCATCCCGGCGCACAGCGAGCGCATCTTCCTGCAGAACAACAAGATCCATCGGCTGCTGCGAGGTCACTTCAGCCCCACCACCGTCACGCTGTGGATCTACTCCAACAACATAACCTACATCGAGCCGTCCACCTTCCACGGCTTCGTTcagctggaggagctggacctgGGGGACAACCGCCACCTGCGCTCCCTGGCCGCAGACACCTTCCATGGTTTGGGCCGTCTCCACGCGCTGCACCTTTACCGCTGTGGGCTCAGTGCTCTGCCCACCAACATCTTCCAGGGTCTACGTAACCTGCAGTATCTCTACCTACAGGTAAAGCAGACTGGCCACCAGGCCTCATTGGGCCTCAGAGTAATCTGAAACAATGCTGCGTTTGACATTtgtatatgaaaaaaaaaaataaaacatgtaaaggGCTGTAGCGTTTTGTACTATATAGTGGCCCCGTGTCTTGTAGGTGCAGAGTGTAACCTGTCCGTTTTGCCGTTTGGCTGTTCACAGGATAATCACCTAGAGTTCCTGCAGGACGACATCTTTGTTGATCTGCACAACCTGAGCCACCTGTTCTTGCACGGCAACCGTCTGTGGTCGCTGCACCAGAACACCTTCCGCGGTCTGGGGGCCCTGGACCGTCTCCTGCTGCACCACAACCAACTGCAATGGGTGGACCGCCTGGCCTTCCACGACCTGCGACGCCTCACCACCCTCTACCTGTTCAACAACTCCCTGACCGAGCTGTCCGGAGAATGCCTGGCCCTGCTGCCCGCCCTGGAGTACCTGCGCCTCAACGACAACCCCTGGGAGTGTGACTGCAAGGCCCTGTCGCTCTGGGACTGGCTCAAGCGCTTCCGAGGTTCCACTTCGTCCGTTGGCTGCCAGGCCCCGGCACAGCTGGCTGGGAAGGACCTCAAGCAGCTCCGCAAGGAAGACTTCCCCAACTGCTCCGGCTCCGAGTCCCTGCACCAGAGCAAGACCAACTCTTGGGCAGAGACCGATAAGGTGTCTCTAAAGAAGGAACCGCCCCCGGAGCCTCCTTCTCACTCCCACCGGCCGCACCACAACGAGGAACTCAACTACCCTTCCCCGCCGGCACCTCTTCCCCATCCACCCCCAGCTATAAACGGGGAGGTCCAAGAATCAGGAGGACAGCCGGGGCTGGCGCCCCCTCAGAGGCCTGGCCGTGCCCGGAACTGCACCCGCCAGCGTGTCAGGGGGAGCAAGGGAAAGGGCCAGAACGAGGTGCACACCTTGAAGGAGATGGCAGATAAGGAGTACTCCTCGCCCGATTTTGAAGGGGGCAAATATGACCACACGTCCCCGGATGGCACCGTCACACGGAGAAAGCACAAGTGCCCTCCCCGGACCACTGTTCGCCCCCCTAGTGGGGTACAACAAGCCAACAACAAGGCCGCGTTGTCCCAACCCTTACAGTATCTGTACATCATAGTGGGAGCCTTTTTGCCTATGACCATTGCCTATATTCCTCGCTGACCAAGAGGCTGGGAAGAGATACTGGCTACATAACAACACAGTCCTCAGACCCGCTCCAGCTCCTACACAACAACAAGGCCTGTGTGGTTGTACTTTACGTTATGTTAATGTGTTTAGGTActttgtgtgcgcgcgtgtgcgtgcgcatgcgggtgtgtgcgcgtgtgtgtttgtgtaaaacaTTGTGTAGGGAGCTTTGCTGTTTAGTCTCAGAAATAGACCTTCAAAACATTGAACATGAAATGCTGAAAGACTGTGTGAGTAAAGATGAGGGGTGAAGAAGAGGCTTGCACTGCCACCGCTGCCATTACACGGTCATCTCCAGTTCTGTTGGTCACATCCACTTTGACCTTTCCTGGGGGTGGGCGGGTCTCTCTGGGGTTGACAGAGCAGGAAGTGGGAAACACAGAAACTCTACTGAAACATTGGTACGTCAGAActgaacccatgctgcagcataGGTACACTGGAGGTAGTGTCTCGGACGGCTGGTCCACCACAGGCCAGAAACATTCAGCAAGCTATGAGACAGGCAAGCTTTAAGGAAGAAGGGTTCGATCTAGCTTTAATGGCAAGTGTCCAGTTTGTAAATCCTTATTGGAGGGTAGGGTGGAGGATTTGAAAGCATAGGACATTGTCAAAGAAACCCTCAAGGGAGGTCTAGCTCAATTTTATGTTTCACATTATTTGCCAAATGTTTTGGATTCCGTCAGATGCCAGTAGCTGCATCGAATTGGTCAGATGTATCTGAGGTATAGCACATCAACAGGGAGATAATCAGGAAACATCCAGTCCTAATTCCATCAATGCTAACATTTCAGCAGAAGTAATGGGGCGTTAGAATATGTCAGACCATCCAGCTCCAGCTAATAAAGTTTAGCAAGTTAACTTCTGCTCCATGATCAGGTATAGTTGTTCCCAAGATACATATTGAACATACTTTACGGTTATTCTACCATTTCCACACATTGCTCTACTCCTATGTCTGATTtgtgtctttctattggcttcatttcattttttacatGCTTTACTGAAGTTCATATTAAGCTTATATACCCAAGCTGCTAATTCTCTGTGGAGGTGAACGGGACTGAGGTCGACTCCCAACTCCCCCCATGGGTGTGTCCCAGGAGAAGACAGGTTGAACATGATGGAATCTGTCTATTTCTTATCGGAAATGTTGTTGATTTTGCCAAGACATGAAGAGAACCCTGAAAAGGAGTCCAATGGGAACAGAGTCTCCTCTTTGTCCCAGTAAGGCATGGGGCTTCTCTGAACTGAACACTCCAGTGCGGTCATCACTCATTGAGACTGAGGAAGAATTATATTTTCCTAATCAATGGACATCTTAGAAAATCAACTGCCCAACAACAGCtgagagaaaatgaaaacaatatgagTACCTTAAATGACTTCTGTAATGAAATTAAAGATTTAAAAAGATTTTGAACCAAGCATGGCAAAACATGGACCTGCTAAACTGCTGAAATGCCTCTCTAAATGTATTGATGTTCTTGTTAATGGACCTGAAGATCCAAGATCAAGATAATGGCTTCTGAAGTAGCAGGGGTGTTTAACAGGACAATGGACAGACAAACTTCCACATAACTGATATTCCCCTGGACTACTGGAGCTTTGGTGCCTCCAGAAAATACAGCGATCAGTTGGCTGTGgtttgtaataataatgatgtgaACTGAACGAATAACAAGTACAATAAGAGGACTAACTTACTGCAGTTCTTATATTAATCATTTATTATTATGACAATAACAATATTAATGACTTCAACAATGATAACAGGGTTTCTGCTCCCTTGATGAGGGGAGTATCTTTCTTTAAATTCATTTACCGTTTCATAATGTTTactaaaaatctattttttattttcttttttgttacaTCCTTCTGTCTGATGATAAAAAGTGCACAATTAAGTTTCTATTCTTCTAATGTACCCCATCTATCTCTTGTCTTTGCCATAATTCAACAGTTCAATAAGTCCTTATCAAAGAACAGtacaaaatgtttataaagATATTACAATCTATCTATCTTCTTATGTTAAAAATGACTGCGTGTGTTTTTTTTGGAATTCTTACACTGTGGTACAAAAGGTTTTCCAATAGCCACGGAAGAAAGGGGGAGTCAGCCTTGatcctccctcctcttttcttgctctttattattcatttaaagCTGAAATTGTCTCTGTCAGCAAGTTTGCC
The sequence above is a segment of the Esox lucius isolate fEsoLuc1 chromosome 1, fEsoLuc1.pri, whole genome shotgun sequence genome. Coding sequences within it:
- the rtn4rl1b gene encoding reticulon-4 receptor-like 1b; protein product: MFKGGCGLEFLLVLCGLDLSWSCPHHCICYTAPSTVSCQAHNFLSVPEGIPAHSERIFLQNNKIHRLLRGHFSPTTVTLWIYSNNITYIEPSTFHGFVQLEELDLGDNRHLRSLAADTFHGLGRLHALHLYRCGLSALPTNIFQGLRNLQYLYLQDNHLEFLQDDIFVDLHNLSHLFLHGNRLWSLHQNTFRGLGALDRLLLHHNQLQWVDRLAFHDLRRLTTLYLFNNSLTELSGECLALLPALEYLRLNDNPWECDCKALSLWDWLKRFRGSTSSVGCQAPAQLAGKDLKQLRKEDFPNCSGSESLHQSKTNSWAETDKVSLKKEPPPEPPSHSHRPHHNEELNYPSPPAPLPHPPPAINGEVQESGGQPGLAPPQRPGRARNCTRQRVRGSKGKGQNEVHTLKEMADKEYSSPDFEGGKYDHTSPDGTVTRRKHKCPPRTTVRPPSGVQQANNKAALSQPLQYLYIIVGAFLPMTIAYIPR